The following coding sequences are from one Triticum aestivum cultivar Chinese Spring chromosome 5A, IWGSC CS RefSeq v2.1, whole genome shotgun sequence window:
- the LOC123103126 gene encoding 40S ribosomal protein S16 encodes MAAVLTRPTPGTVQCFGRKKTAVAVAYTKPGRGLIKVNGAPIELIRPEMLRLKAFEPIMLAGRSRFKDIDMRIRVRGGGKTSQIYAIRQAVAKALVAYYQKYVDEAAKKEVKDIFARYDRTLLVADPRRCEPKKFGGRGARARFQKSYR; translated from the coding sequence ATGGCTGCCGTCCTCACCCGCCCGACGCCGGGCACGGTCCAGTGCTTCGGGCGCAAGAAGACGGCGGTGGCCGTCGCGTACACCAAGCCAGGGCGCGGGCTCATCAAGGTGAACGGCGCCCCCATCGAGCTAATCCGCCCAGAGATGCTCCGCCTCAAGGCCTTCGAGCCCATCATGCTCGCCGGCCGCTCCCGCTTCAAGGACATCGACATGAGGATCCGCGTCCGCGGCGGCGGGAAGACCTCCCAGATCTACGCCATCCGCCAGGCCGTCGCCAAGGCGCTCGTGGCCTACTACCAGAAGTATGTcgacgaggccgccaagaaggaggtCAAGGACATCTTCGCCCGCTACGACCGTACCCTCCTCGTCGCCGACCCCCGTCGCTGCGAGCCCAAGAAGTTCGGTGGTCGCGGCGCCCGCGCGAGGTTCCAGAAGTCTTACCGTTGA